One Marinobacter panjinensis DNA segment encodes these proteins:
- a CDS encoding dihydrofolate reductase, with amino-acid sequence MRKALIVAMSQNRVIGRNNKLPWYLPGDLKYFKQATMGKPIIMGRKTWDSIGRPLPGRMNVVISRNPEWEAPAGTVAATSLDEALVKAEAQAEIEGGDEVMIIGGGQIYAEALPMVDRIYVTQVHADVEGDAFFPEVNWDEWEEIGREDFSASDNNPYDYSFVVYQRLR; translated from the coding sequence ATGAGGAAGGCTCTCATAGTGGCCATGTCCCAAAACCGGGTCATCGGCCGTAACAACAAGCTCCCGTGGTACTTGCCGGGCGATCTCAAGTACTTCAAGCAGGCCACCATGGGCAAGCCCATCATCATGGGGCGGAAAACCTGGGATTCCATTGGGCGGCCATTGCCCGGGCGGATGAACGTGGTGATTTCACGGAATCCGGAATGGGAAGCGCCTGCGGGAACGGTGGCGGCAACGTCACTGGACGAAGCGTTGGTGAAAGCTGAAGCTCAGGCCGAGATTGAAGGTGGGGACGAAGTGATGATCATCGGTGGCGGACAGATTTACGCCGAAGCCTTGCCGATGGTAGATCGAATCTATGTTACCCAGGTGCACGCTGACGTGGAGGGAGACGCATTCTTTCCGGAAGTAAACTGGGATGAGTGGGAAGAAATCGGACGGGAGGATTTCTCCGCGTCCGACAACAATCCCTATGACTACAGCTTCGTAGTCTATCAGCGCTTGAGGTAG
- the lgt gene encoding prolipoprotein diacylglyceryl transferase — translation MLQHPQIDPVAIAIGPMKIHWYGLTYLVGFLVGWWLGRIRARKPWSPITEVQMGDMLFYIALGVILGGRFGYVIFYNFGAFAADPLMLLRVWEGGMSFHGGLLGVMFAIWWFGRKVGRTFWQIADFVAPLVPVGLGAGRIGNFINGELWGKPTDLPWGMVFRTAPDALARHPSQLYQFALEGVVFFIILWWFSSKPRPRMAVSGLFLACYGVFRFLVEFVRQPDPQLGYLAFDWLTMGQLLSFPMILAGIALIVFAYRRNAE, via the coding sequence ATGCTCCAGCATCCGCAGATTGATCCGGTGGCCATCGCCATTGGACCTATGAAAATACACTGGTATGGCCTGACCTACCTGGTTGGTTTTCTTGTTGGCTGGTGGCTGGGCCGCATTCGCGCTCGCAAACCCTGGTCGCCCATCACCGAAGTCCAGATGGGTGACATGCTTTTCTACATTGCTCTGGGTGTCATACTTGGCGGCCGCTTTGGTTATGTGATCTTCTACAACTTCGGTGCCTTCGCTGCCGACCCACTGATGTTGTTGAGGGTCTGGGAGGGAGGTATGTCCTTCCACGGAGGCCTGCTGGGCGTGATGTTCGCCATCTGGTGGTTCGGCCGCAAGGTTGGCCGCACCTTCTGGCAAATCGCCGACTTCGTCGCGCCGCTGGTGCCGGTGGGCCTGGGTGCTGGCCGTATCGGCAACTTCATCAATGGCGAACTCTGGGGCAAGCCCACGGACCTTCCCTGGGGCATGGTCTTCCGCACCGCCCCGGATGCCCTGGCGCGACACCCGTCCCAGCTTTACCAGTTTGCTCTGGAGGGCGTCGTATTTTTTATTATCCTGTGGTGGTTCTCCTCCAAACCCAGGCCCCGCATGGCCGTGTCCGGCCTGTTCCTGGCATGCTATGGCGTCTTCCGCTTCCTGGTGGAATTTGTTCGCCAGCCAGACCCTCAACTGGGTTATCTGGCCTTTGACTGGCTCACCATGGGGCAGTTGCTGTCATTCCCTATGATCCTCGCGGGTATCGCGCTGATTGTTTTTGCTTACCGGAGAAACGCTGAATGA
- a CDS encoding sulfite exporter TauE/SafE family protein — MSLIAVIGLYLALGALAGTMAGLFGIGGGLVIVPVLIFSFGLQGISSEIVAHLAVGTSLATIVFTSMSSIRSHHLHQAVRWEIFRPMTAGIVVGAILGAWTASMLSGDALELIIGVFVILVALKMLLEVNPKPGRDVPGSAGLGGAGAGIGWASAIFGIGGGTLTVPFLSWCNVRMQQAVGTSAACGLPIAVAGALANIGTGWQNPHLPDLSVGFIYLPAFLGIVLTSVLFARLGANLAHRLDAALLKKIFAMVLIVVGIRFLL, encoded by the coding sequence ATGAGCTTGATTGCGGTAATTGGTCTTTATCTGGCGCTGGGCGCCCTGGCGGGCACCATGGCGGGCCTGTTTGGCATTGGTGGTGGCCTGGTCATTGTGCCGGTATTGATCTTCAGTTTTGGCCTGCAGGGGATCAGTAGTGAAATCGTCGCGCACCTGGCCGTGGGAACGTCGCTGGCAACCATCGTCTTCACGTCAATGAGCTCCATACGCTCGCATCACCTCCATCAAGCGGTTCGCTGGGAAATTTTTCGCCCAATGACCGCAGGTATCGTGGTAGGCGCGATACTCGGCGCCTGGACGGCGTCCATGCTCAGTGGCGATGCGCTGGAGCTGATCATCGGTGTGTTCGTTATTCTGGTGGCGCTGAAAATGCTGCTGGAGGTCAATCCGAAACCCGGTCGCGACGTACCCGGTTCCGCAGGGCTGGGTGGCGCGGGCGCAGGAATCGGTTGGGCATCTGCGATTTTCGGTATCGGTGGCGGCACGCTGACGGTACCTTTCCTGAGCTGGTGTAATGTCCGAATGCAGCAGGCTGTGGGAACCTCCGCCGCCTGTGGCTTGCCCATTGCCGTGGCCGGTGCGCTGGCGAATATTGGTACCGGCTGGCAGAACCCGCATCTGCCGGATCTCAGCGTGGGCTTCATTTACTTGCCGGCGTTTCTGGGTATTGTCCTGACCAGCGTATTGTTCGCCCGCTTAGGTGCCAACCTGGCACACCGCCTGGACGCCGCTCTGTTGAAAAAAATCTTCGCCATGGTACTGATCGTGGTGGGTATCCGTTTTCTGTTATGA
- a CDS encoding YbfB/YjiJ family MFS transporter translates to MKPVETMKVLVASVIAVVVMVGIARFSYTPMIPEMVGALGLSTSVVGMLATVNYAGYLTGALLITRISDLGLKVRLYQLGLVVAVISTVLMGYTTNVWLWFILRFISGLSTSAGMLLGAGLLMSWLIRNNQKSELGVFFSGIGLGIVLTAVVAELIKDAFTWDTQWVIYGLVALVLVVPAWRWMPDYRACALPQTAGKAAGNERSRFIRILQLAYFCAGVGYVVTATFLVAIAESMPQLKGHGWLIWLIVGLAATPACWLWDVFSRRWGQWLALYLAYTLNAVSIVMLIVNADMVSVMLSAVIYGASFIGIVSMMLAMVGRVFPENPSRPMSRLTFSYGIAQMLAPAVVGYLADVEGNYTNGLWLTLAVMALGVVMLHLARKME, encoded by the coding sequence GTGAAACCCGTCGAAACGATGAAAGTGCTGGTGGCCAGCGTGATCGCGGTTGTGGTCATGGTGGGTATTGCCCGCTTCTCCTATACACCGATGATTCCCGAGATGGTCGGCGCGCTTGGTCTGAGCACTTCCGTAGTGGGCATGCTGGCAACGGTAAATTACGCCGGTTACCTGACCGGCGCTTTGCTGATCACCCGGATCAGCGATCTCGGGCTAAAAGTGCGGCTTTACCAGCTCGGGCTTGTTGTGGCAGTGATTTCAACGGTTCTTATGGGGTACACCACCAATGTGTGGTTGTGGTTCATTTTGCGGTTCATTTCCGGGCTCAGCACCTCAGCAGGCATGTTGCTGGGGGCAGGTCTGCTGATGAGCTGGCTGATCAGGAACAATCAGAAGTCCGAGCTGGGGGTTTTCTTTTCTGGCATCGGTCTCGGGATTGTTCTTACTGCGGTGGTGGCCGAGCTGATCAAAGATGCCTTTACCTGGGATACCCAGTGGGTGATTTACGGGTTGGTGGCGTTAGTGCTGGTGGTTCCCGCCTGGCGCTGGATGCCGGACTACAGGGCCTGCGCCTTGCCGCAAACCGCGGGCAAAGCTGCAGGGAATGAGCGGAGCCGCTTCATTCGCATACTGCAGCTGGCCTATTTTTGCGCGGGGGTGGGCTATGTGGTGACAGCCACCTTCCTGGTGGCTATCGCGGAGTCAATGCCGCAGCTCAAGGGTCACGGCTGGCTGATCTGGCTGATTGTAGGTCTCGCTGCCACACCGGCCTGCTGGCTGTGGGATGTGTTCTCGCGTCGGTGGGGTCAGTGGCTGGCGTTGTATCTGGCATACACGCTTAACGCCGTCAGTATCGTGATGCTGATCGTCAATGCCGATATGGTCAGCGTAATGCTCAGCGCCGTGATCTATGGCGCCAGCTTTATCGGTATTGTCAGCATGATGCTGGCGATGGTGGGGCGTGTTTTCCCGGAGAATCCATCCCGGCCGATGAGCCGGCTAACGTTCAGCTATGGCATAGCCCAGATGCTGGCGCCTGCTGTTGTAGGTTACCTGGCCGATGTGGAAGGTAATTACACCAACGGGCTCTGGCTAACCCTGGCTGTGATGGCGCTCGGTGTGGTGATGCTGCACCTGGCACGTAAAATGGAATAA
- a CDS encoding DEAD/DEAH box helicase: MSDLSFAELGLDPAVLEAVAAVGYEKPSPIQAQTIPALLAGKHLLGVAQTGTGKTAAFALPLLSRIDASLMEPQILVLAPTRELAIQVAEAFTTYASKFRNFHVLPIYGGQDFFPQIKGLRRGAQVIVGTPGRMLDHLRKGTLKLDSLKALVLDEADEMLRMGFIDDVEAILAKTPDSCQRALFSATMPPQIKKVAQTYLRDATEVKIESETRTVERISQFVLPVYAERKLDALTRILEVEPLDAAIIFVRTKAETTLLAEKLSARGHSVAPLNGDLNQRQREQTVDDLRRGKKDIIVATDVAARGLDVPRITHVINYDVPYDTEAYIHRVGRTGRAGREGKAILLVTPRERSWLRTLERATNSPMESYQLPSPVELKKMREQQFETQLLGFAEDGKLAKAMALLDEIAERNEMDTAMVAGALACWLEASQPGSLPLDQPDALPEISANAPPRRDHKGGRPGGKPGYKPGFKKGPKGRGGPGPKGKPPGKGGKPAGKRPPRQG, translated from the coding sequence ATGTCTGACTTGTCTTTTGCCGAACTCGGCCTGGATCCAGCTGTCCTTGAAGCTGTTGCCGCCGTCGGTTATGAAAAACCTTCTCCCATACAGGCCCAGACCATTCCTGCGCTGTTGGCTGGCAAACATCTTCTGGGCGTTGCCCAGACCGGCACCGGGAAGACCGCAGCGTTTGCGCTGCCGCTGTTGAGCCGGATTGACGCCTCCCTTATGGAGCCGCAGATTCTGGTACTGGCACCCACACGGGAGCTGGCCATCCAGGTGGCCGAGGCGTTTACCACCTACGCCAGCAAATTCCGCAACTTCCATGTACTGCCAATATACGGCGGCCAGGATTTCTTTCCCCAGATCAAAGGCCTGCGCCGCGGCGCCCAGGTGATCGTGGGAACCCCCGGCCGTATGCTGGACCACCTGCGCAAAGGCACCCTGAAGCTCGACAGCCTCAAGGCCCTGGTGCTGGACGAAGCCGACGAAATGCTTCGCATGGGTTTCATTGATGACGTGGAAGCGATTCTGGCGAAGACACCGGATAGTTGTCAGCGCGCACTGTTCTCAGCGACCATGCCGCCGCAGATCAAGAAAGTGGCCCAGACCTATCTGCGCGATGCCACGGAAGTAAAAATCGAGAGCGAGACCCGCACGGTTGAGCGTATCTCCCAGTTTGTATTGCCGGTTTATGCCGAACGCAAGCTGGATGCGCTGACACGCATTCTTGAGGTGGAGCCGCTGGACGCTGCCATTATCTTCGTACGCACCAAAGCGGAGACCACGCTGCTGGCGGAAAAGCTGTCAGCCCGTGGACATTCAGTGGCACCGCTGAATGGCGACCTGAACCAACGCCAGCGTGAGCAGACGGTGGATGATCTCAGGCGTGGCAAGAAAGATATCATCGTGGCAACAGACGTAGCTGCGCGCGGCCTGGACGTGCCCCGCATTACCCACGTCATCAACTACGATGTGCCTTACGATACCGAAGCCTATATCCACCGGGTTGGCCGCACCGGCCGTGCTGGCCGTGAAGGCAAGGCGATTCTGCTGGTGACCCCCCGCGAGCGCAGCTGGCTGCGCACACTTGAGCGTGCCACCAACTCGCCGATGGAATCCTATCAACTGCCTTCGCCCGTAGAGCTCAAGAAGATGCGCGAACAGCAGTTCGAAACGCAGCTGCTGGGTTTTGCCGAGGACGGTAAACTGGCCAAGGCGATGGCGCTGCTGGATGAAATTGCCGAACGCAATGAAATGGACACGGCGATGGTGGCCGGTGCCCTGGCCTGCTGGCTGGAAGCGTCCCAGCCCGGCTCACTGCCGCTGGATCAGCCGGACGCCTTGCCGGAAATTTCCGCCAATGCGCCGCCGCGTCGGGACCACAAGGGTGGTCGTCCTGGTGGCAAGCCGGGATACAAGCCAGGCTTCAAGAAAGGCCCCAAGGGCCGTGGTGGACCCGGCCCGAAGGGCAAGCCCCCGGGCAAGGGTGGCAAACCCGCCGGTAAGCGCCCGCCCCGTCAGGGCTGA
- a CDS encoding thymidylate synthase — MKAYLDLMKDVVDNGTDRGDRTGVGTRSVFGRQIRFNLQEGFPLVTTKKIHLRSIIQELLWFLQGSTDNNWLKERKVSIWNEWALENGDLGPIYGKQWRSWQCPDGSTVDQISDVIDQIRNKPNSRRLIVSAWNPAELPDESIGPQDNVRQGRMALAPCHCLFQFYVSDGRLSCQLYQRSADLFLGVPFNIASYALLTHMIAQQCDLDVGEFVHTFGDCHLYQNHLTDDIVFEQLKRSPRALPELVIKRKPSSIFEYELEDFEFDGYDPYPGIKAPIAV, encoded by the coding sequence ATGAAAGCCTATCTCGACCTGATGAAAGACGTGGTAGACAACGGCACGGACCGCGGTGACCGCACCGGTGTTGGTACCCGTTCCGTGTTCGGCCGCCAGATTCGCTTCAATCTGCAGGAAGGTTTTCCCCTGGTGACCACCAAAAAAATCCACCTGCGCAGCATCATCCAGGAGCTGTTGTGGTTCCTGCAGGGCTCCACTGACAACAACTGGCTGAAAGAGCGCAAGGTGTCCATCTGGAATGAATGGGCGTTGGAAAACGGTGACCTGGGGCCAATCTACGGCAAACAATGGCGCAGCTGGCAATGCCCGGACGGCAGCACCGTTGACCAGATCAGCGACGTGATCGACCAGATCCGCAACAAGCCCAACTCCCGCCGGCTGATCGTCTCCGCCTGGAACCCGGCCGAACTCCCTGACGAATCCATCGGCCCCCAGGACAATGTGCGTCAGGGCCGCATGGCGTTGGCCCCGTGCCACTGCCTGTTCCAGTTCTACGTTTCCGACGGCAGGCTCTCCTGCCAGCTCTACCAGCGCAGCGCAGACCTGTTCCTGGGGGTTCCATTCAACATCGCATCCTACGCCTTGCTGACTCACATGATCGCCCAGCAGTGCGACCTGGACGTCGGCGAGTTCGTGCACACCTTTGGTGATTGCCACCTGTACCAGAACCACTTGACCGACGATATCGTCTTTGAACAGCTGAAAAGATCGCCCCGGGCTTTGCCTGAGCTGGTGATCAAACGGAAGCCTTCGTCGATCTTTGAATACGAGCTTGAGGATTTCGAGTTTGACGGGTATGACCCTTACCCCGGGATTAAGGCGCCTATTGCGGTTTGA
- a CDS encoding exodeoxyribonuclease VII small subunit, which produces MAGEKSTASIADFEKSLDELEKLVRDLEQGELSLEQSLTAFERGVKLTRECQQALKTAEQRVEQLVENSDGTLETRPFTPDEPA; this is translated from the coding sequence ATGGCCGGTGAGAAAAGCACGGCGTCCATCGCCGACTTTGAAAAGTCCCTGGATGAGCTGGAAAAACTGGTCCGCGACCTGGAGCAGGGCGAACTGTCCCTGGAGCAGTCACTGACGGCATTTGAACGGGGCGTAAAGCTCACACGCGAGTGCCAGCAGGCACTCAAGACAGCGGAACAGCGAGTGGAGCAGTTGGTGGAAAACAGCGATGGCACACTGGAAACCAGACCTTTTACCCCGGACGAACCTGCCTGA
- a CDS encoding ABC transporter substrate-binding protein produces MLKTMMRRAGKCAAVAAAGLMMMSAQAAEPIKIGSFLSVTGPASFLGDPELKTLEMYVEKINEEGGVLGRQLELIHYDDVGNASSARNFASRLIRSDQVDIIVGGSTTGATMAAVPLIEQAQVPFISLAGAVVITTPVKKWVFKTPQSDRMAAERILADMKNRGITKIGLISGTGGFGSSGRTQTLEVAEKMGMEVVADVTYSGSDTDMTAQLTNIRNTKGVEAVLNFGFGQGPAIVTRNYAQLGMELPFYQSHGVASDSFLELAGSSAEGLRLPASPLLVPDSLPEDDPQKEVVQNYKAEYEARWDSKVSTFGAYAYDGLMLAVRAIEEAGSTDPAAVRDALENIKGYVGVTGEFNMSPEDHNGLDADSFRILEVQNGEWKLID; encoded by the coding sequence ATGCTTAAAACTATGATGCGTCGCGCAGGAAAATGCGCAGCCGTTGCTGCTGCCGGTCTCATGATGATGAGTGCTCAGGCAGCTGAACCTATCAAAATCGGGTCGTTCCTGTCTGTCACGGGTCCCGCATCCTTCCTGGGCGACCCCGAGCTGAAAACGCTCGAGATGTACGTCGAAAAAATCAATGAAGAAGGCGGTGTTCTTGGGCGTCAGCTAGAGCTGATTCACTATGACGACGTTGGCAATGCCTCTTCTGCCCGTAACTTCGCCAGTCGCCTGATCCGCTCGGATCAGGTTGATATCATCGTTGGTGGCAGCACCACCGGTGCCACCATGGCTGCGGTACCTCTGATTGAGCAGGCTCAGGTTCCCTTCATTTCCCTGGCTGGTGCAGTGGTTATTACCACTCCGGTGAAGAAGTGGGTATTCAAGACGCCTCAGTCTGACCGCATGGCGGCAGAGCGCATCCTGGCGGACATGAAAAACCGTGGTATCACCAAAATCGGCCTGATTTCCGGTACCGGTGGTTTTGGCAGTTCCGGCCGCACCCAGACTCTGGAAGTGGCAGAGAAGATGGGCATGGAAGTGGTGGCCGATGTCACCTACAGCGGATCTGATACAGACATGACCGCCCAGTTGACCAATATCCGTAACACGAAGGGTGTTGAGGCGGTTCTGAACTTCGGTTTCGGTCAGGGCCCGGCAATTGTGACCCGGAATTACGCCCAGCTGGGTATGGAACTTCCGTTCTATCAGTCCCACGGTGTTGCGTCTGACAGCTTCCTCGAACTGGCTGGCTCCTCTGCGGAAGGTCTGCGCCTGCCGGCATCTCCGCTGCTGGTTCCGGACTCCCTGCCGGAAGATGATCCCCAGAAAGAAGTGGTGCAGAACTACAAGGCGGAGTACGAGGCTCGTTGGGATTCCAAGGTTTCAACCTTCGGTGCCTACGCATACGACGGGCTGATGCTGGCGGTTCGTGCCATCGAAGAAGCTGGCTCTACCGACCCTGCGGCTGTGCGCGATGCACTGGAGAACATCAAGGGTTACGTTGGGGTCACCGGTGAGTTCAATATGTCTCCGGAAGACCACAATGGCCTTGATGCAGATTCCTTCCGCATTCTGGAAGTCCAGAACGGCGAATGGAAACTGATTGACTGA
- the paaX gene encoding phenylacetic acid degradation operon negative regulatory protein PaaX: MTAKNQLELLVKNFQKKRPLRAGSLIITIYGDAIVPRGGNVWLGSLMKLVEPMGISQRLVRTSVYRLVQESWLQTEKVGRCSYYSLTGPGLRRFEQAFQHVYNLDTAEWNGSWCLVYLNQLAPELRQKVREELKWLSFGSMAPGLMEHPRFTRNELMPMLQEWGAVDDTIVMQTMPMEQKSPRALRLQVRESWNLDELGGRYRRFLKQFRPLWRELQSEDTLNPEECLLLRILLIHEYRKILLRDPLLPDELLPGDWEGRSAKQLCRNLYRQIYVRAEQWLDETLENASGPLPGPGEKFYKRFGGLRDTGSFTETLPEME, translated from the coding sequence ATGACTGCAAAAAACCAGCTCGAACTGCTCGTCAAAAACTTCCAGAAGAAACGGCCACTCCGTGCCGGCTCTCTCATCATTACCATCTATGGCGACGCCATCGTCCCCCGCGGCGGCAATGTCTGGCTTGGCAGCCTGATGAAACTGGTAGAACCCATGGGCATCAGTCAGCGTCTGGTACGCACCTCGGTGTATCGCCTGGTTCAGGAGTCATGGCTGCAAACCGAAAAGGTCGGGCGCTGCAGTTATTACAGCCTCACCGGCCCCGGCCTGCGTCGGTTCGAGCAGGCCTTTCAGCATGTTTACAATCTCGATACGGCGGAGTGGAACGGCAGCTGGTGCCTTGTCTACCTGAATCAGCTGGCTCCGGAACTTCGTCAGAAAGTCAGGGAAGAACTGAAGTGGCTCAGCTTTGGCAGTATGGCCCCGGGGCTGATGGAGCACCCGAGGTTTACCCGCAACGAACTGATGCCCATGCTGCAGGAATGGGGTGCCGTGGACGACACCATCGTGATGCAGACCATGCCCATGGAGCAGAAGAGCCCCAGAGCACTTCGCCTACAGGTTCGCGAAAGCTGGAACCTGGATGAACTCGGGGGTCGTTACAGGCGCTTTCTGAAACAGTTCCGCCCTTTGTGGCGGGAGCTTCAGTCTGAGGACACCCTTAACCCGGAGGAATGTCTGCTTCTGCGGATCCTGCTGATCCACGAGTATCGCAAGATATTGCTTCGTGACCCCCTGCTGCCCGATGAACTGTTACCGGGGGACTGGGAGGGCCGCAGCGCCAAGCAGCTTTGTCGCAACCTTTACCGTCAGATCTATGTGCGCGCCGAGCAGTGGCTGGACGAGACTCTGGAGAATGCTTCCGGCCCTCTGCCAGGGCCCGGTGAGAAGTTCTATAAACGCTTCGGAGGTCTGCGCGACACGGGGAGTTTTACCGAAACCCTGCCGGAAATGGAATAA
- a CDS encoding acyl-CoA thioesterase, whose translation MNFEKLLEVAAGDGEVTIPSSWAQGRASFGGVSAALVFDRMANVVAPGRPLRSMQVSFVGPVTPEEPATVKAELLREGKAVSQVLGRIVQGGEPRLMVLASFGGDRDSEVQVDALPAPDATPVDQCSGLDYIKGVTPEFIQQIEMRWAFGNLPFSGKGGRELGGWMQFRKTPETFSDAHIIALVDAWPPAVLPYVKGRVKTSSLTWALDIVHPRPVLEPGDWLLYKATIDEASSGYGHTYAGIWTARGELVALSRQTVTVFG comes from the coding sequence ATGAATTTCGAAAAATTATTGGAAGTGGCCGCAGGCGATGGCGAAGTAACCATTCCGTCTTCGTGGGCACAGGGCCGGGCCTCCTTTGGCGGTGTGAGTGCAGCGCTTGTGTTTGACCGGATGGCGAATGTTGTCGCGCCTGGCCGGCCGCTCAGGTCCATGCAGGTGTCTTTTGTGGGCCCGGTAACGCCGGAGGAGCCTGCGACGGTCAAGGCCGAACTTCTGCGTGAAGGTAAGGCTGTCAGCCAGGTGTTGGGGCGCATTGTTCAGGGTGGTGAGCCCAGGCTGATGGTTCTTGCCAGTTTTGGTGGCGACAGGGATTCGGAAGTGCAGGTGGACGCCTTGCCAGCGCCGGACGCGACACCGGTAGACCAATGTAGCGGACTGGATTATATCAAGGGGGTTACTCCCGAATTTATCCAGCAGATTGAGATGCGCTGGGCTTTTGGTAATCTGCCGTTCAGTGGCAAGGGTGGCCGCGAGCTTGGTGGCTGGATGCAGTTCAGGAAGACTCCGGAAACCTTTTCAGACGCCCACATCATTGCCCTCGTTGATGCCTGGCCGCCTGCTGTTTTGCCCTATGTGAAAGGCCGGGTAAAAACCAGTTCCCTGACTTGGGCACTTGATATCGTGCATCCCAGGCCAGTTCTGGAGCCAGGAGACTGGCTGCTGTACAAGGCGACGATTGATGAAGCAAGTTCAGGGTACGGCCACACTTATGCGGGGATCTGGACCGCACGCGGAGAGCTGGTAGCCCTTAGTCGGCAAACGGTAACGGTCTTTGGATAA
- a CDS encoding polyprenyl synthetase family protein, with amino-acid sequence MPTPNTRLVTFLEHCRSRIDTELECRLAMSGNSSERLQQAMRYSVLGGGKRIRPALCMAAAAAVGQSPGSATVPACTLELIHAYSLIHDDLPAMDDDELRRGRATTHIAFDEATAILAGDALQAMAFGWLAEAPGLDDQIRLAMIRELASASGHLGMVGGQAIDLESVGKSLTIDQLETMHRHKTGALIAASVRIGALTAPEVGEEQLAALTIYSQTLGLAFQVQDDLLDIEGDTTVIGKPQGSDLARSKPTYPSLLGTAGARDYLSQLLDSALSSLEGFGKEGDILRDMAGYVVARTH; translated from the coding sequence ATGCCAACACCGAATACCCGCCTGGTGACATTCCTGGAGCATTGCCGCAGCCGGATCGATACAGAACTGGAGTGCCGGCTGGCCATGTCGGGCAACAGTTCTGAACGCCTTCAACAGGCCATGCGATACAGTGTACTGGGGGGCGGCAAGCGAATTCGACCGGCCCTGTGTATGGCGGCAGCGGCAGCCGTGGGGCAGTCGCCGGGCAGCGCGACTGTTCCGGCGTGCACCCTGGAGCTGATCCATGCCTATTCACTGATCCATGATGACCTGCCCGCCATGGATGACGATGAACTGCGTCGGGGCCGGGCCACAACCCATATTGCCTTTGACGAAGCGACTGCCATTCTTGCGGGTGATGCGCTGCAGGCCATGGCATTCGGCTGGCTGGCCGAAGCACCTGGGCTGGATGACCAGATCCGCCTGGCCATGATCAGGGAACTGGCCTCCGCCAGCGGGCACCTGGGCATGGTGGGCGGCCAGGCCATCGACCTGGAATCGGTCGGCAAGAGCCTGACCATCGACCAGCTGGAGACTATGCATCGCCACAAAACCGGAGCCCTGATTGCCGCCAGTGTGCGGATAGGCGCACTGACTGCTCCCGAGGTTGGCGAGGAGCAACTGGCAGCCCTTACGATTTATTCACAAACCCTGGGGCTTGCCTTCCAGGTGCAGGATGATCTTCTGGATATTGAAGGTGATACGACCGTCATCGGCAAGCCCCAGGGATCGGACCTCGCCCGTTCCAAACCTACCTACCCGTCACTGCTTGGCACTGCTGGCGCCAGGGACTACTTGTCCCAGCTGCTGGATTCGGCACTGTCCAGTCTTGAGGGGTTCGGCAAGGAAGGCGACATACTCAGAGACATGGCCGGTTACGTGGTGGCCCGCACCCATTGA
- a CDS encoding NRDE family protein produces MCLIVFSLRQHPDFPLVVAANRDEFFRRPTAAMDWWASETAGREVLAGRDLLSGGTWLAVDINGQVCAVTNVREGTQAPGTHSRGELPLMALAQDSETLEPRLRQQNNRYSGFNLVSLNTQHGWYFSNRDAHPGRHVHRGTYGLSNHLLQTPWPKLLRLRNSVTELLESASSGTTEELHQNLITRLQDTTPAPDRELPDTGVGRETERFLSSPFIIGSDYGTRATTVVTVSTSGEIRVTEQVWGPEGKKEDARAFCWQRPA; encoded by the coding sequence ATGTGCCTGATTGTTTTTTCCCTGCGACAGCATCCTGACTTCCCGCTGGTGGTGGCGGCCAATCGCGACGAGTTCTTTCGCCGCCCTACCGCGGCCATGGACTGGTGGGCCAGCGAAACCGCCGGCCGGGAGGTCCTTGCGGGTCGGGATCTGCTCTCCGGTGGCACCTGGCTTGCCGTCGACATCAATGGCCAGGTCTGTGCAGTGACCAATGTACGGGAAGGCACCCAGGCACCGGGCACCCACTCCCGGGGCGAACTTCCACTAATGGCCCTTGCCCAGGACAGCGAGACGCTGGAACCCCGGCTTCGGCAACAGAATAACCGATATTCTGGCTTCAACCTGGTCAGCCTGAATACGCAACATGGCTGGTATTTCAGCAATCGCGATGCCCACCCCGGCCGCCACGTTCACCGTGGCACCTATGGTCTCAGCAATCATCTACTGCAAACACCCTGGCCCAAACTGCTCCGGCTCAGGAACTCGGTTACAGAACTGCTTGAGAGCGCAAGCTCCGGGACGACCGAGGAGCTCCATCAGAACTTGATCACCCGCCTGCAAGACACCACGCCCGCGCCTGACCGGGAGTTGCCGGATACCGGGGTGGGCCGGGAGACAGAGCGGTTCCTTTCGTCACCGTTTATCATTGGCAGTGATTATGGCACCCGCGCCACCACGGTTGTCACCGTCAGTACCTCCGGTGAGATCCGCGTCACCGAACAGGTATGGGGGCCTGAGGGCAAAAAGGAAGACGCCAGAGCATTCTGCTGGCAGCGGCCGGCCTGA